Proteins from one Impatiens glandulifera chromosome 2, dImpGla2.1, whole genome shotgun sequence genomic window:
- the LOC124924557 gene encoding protein SHI RELATED SEQUENCE 3-like gives MMRAGSSSSASRCQECGNQAKRDCEYMRCRTCCKSRGFQCSTHINSTWIPLSLRRPREYYFHHPHTTRHNQPFNLSSSTSPVLAMQTGDFPSEVNTTATFRCVRMMLEDNLVDQCAYETTVDIGGHVFKGLLYDQGPMQDDEKKNDEDQDQDGCFTSIGHVHRSSVIQQQFQHEQEHQHQSSTSNLNMTSSLPPAAINCDMVSSSPYPCPFYPFMPGMLYFPCPKS, from the exons ATGATGAGAGCTGGGAGCTCCTCATCGGCATCTAGATGCCAGGAATGCGGGAATCAGGCGAAGAGAGATTGCGAGTACATGAGATGCAGGACTTGTTGCAAAAGTAGAGGGTTTCAGTGCTCAACCCATATCAATAGCACTTGGATCCCTCTCTCTCTTCGCCGTCCGAGGGAGTACTACTTTCATCATCCCCATACAACACGCCATAACCAACCATTCAATCTCTCTTCTTCCACTTCACCAG TGTTAGCCATGCAAACGGGTGATTTCCCATCTGAAGTGAACACAACCGCAACATTTAGATGTGTTAGAATGATGTTGGAAGATAACTTGGTCGATCAATGTGCGTACGAAACTACTGTGGACATTGGAGGGCACGTCTTTAAGGGACTTCTTTATGACCAAGGGCCAATGCAAGATGATGAAAAAAAGAATGATGAAGATCAAGATCAAGATGGATGCTTCACTAGTATTGGTCATGTTCATCGTTCCTCGGTCATCCAGCAGCAGTTTCAACATGAACAGGAACATCAACATCAATCTTCGACGTCTAACCTCAACATGACTAGTTCTCTTCCACCAGCAGCCATCAATTGTGACATGGTCTCATCCTCTCCATATCCATGCCCATTTTACCCCTTCATGCCGGGTATGCTCTACTTCCCCTGCCCCAAATCCTAA
- the LOC124924556 gene encoding keratin, type I cytoskeletal 9-like — translation MAEMISTVQKKMLDMQSKMMSIEKGQRSNKKELHSLLETQKEMEKTMKRNTYEINMLNNTYSIFEKNFFKRQSERFDCEREFNIDLHQEVMAGMNLVQGQMVELTNHMNRVDAEHMEQADSFSRSIQVVENVEDVADKEKSLIALHDDNVKKGEGSSRGSGSSSLRGGALTGTRSKRKVVDEGGCRLNKRGGGRGGDRGGGSGGRGGRNPSGGRALPQFHNLLTGDGFADPNVKREEQ, via the coding sequence ATGGCAGAGATGATAAGCACTGTTCAAAAGAAGATGTTGGATATGCAATCCAAAATGATGAGTATCGAAAAGggtcaaagatcaaacaagaaagaaTTACATTCTCTTCTTGAAACTCAgaaagaaatggagaagaccATGAAGAGGAACACTTATGAGATTAACATGCTCAACAACACCTATTccatatttgaaaagaacttcttcaaaCGGCAGTCCGAAAGGTTTGATTGTGAAAGGGAATTTAACATTGATCTTCATCAAGAAGTTATGGCTGGAATGAATCTTGTTCAAGGTCAAATGGTTGAGTTAACTAATCATATGAATAGAGTTGATGCTGAACATATGGAACAAGCTGATTCATTTTCCAGATCAATTCAAGTCGTGGAAAATGTTGAAGATGTCGCTGATAAAGAGAAAAGCCTTATTGCCCTTCAcgatgataatgttaaaaagggggaaggaagcTCAAGAGGAAGTGGAAGTAGTAGCTTAAGAGGAGGTGCTTTGACAGGCACCAGATCTAAAAGAAAAGTTGTTGATGAAGGAGGATGCAGACTAAAcaaaagaggtggaggtcgcgGTGGTGACCGAGGTGGCGGAAGTGGTGGAAGAGGTGGCCGTAATCCCAGTGGTGGTCGTGCTCTCCCGCAATTTCACAATCTTCTGACTGGTGATGGGTTTGCTGATCcaaacgtgaaaagggaagaacaataa